A part of Streptomyces sp. NBC_01235 genomic DNA contains:
- the nusB gene encoding transcription antitermination factor NusB, which produces MAARNTARKRAFQILFEGDQRGADVLTVLADWIRLSRADTRQPPVSEYTMQLVEGYAQHARRIDELISQYSVGWTLDRMPVVDRNILRLGAYELIWADETPDAVVLDEMVQLAKEFSTDESPSFVNGLLGRLKELKPSLRRD; this is translated from the coding sequence GTGGCTGCCCGCAACACGGCCCGCAAGCGCGCCTTCCAGATCCTCTTCGAGGGCGACCAGCGCGGAGCCGACGTCCTGACCGTCCTCGCGGACTGGATCCGGCTCTCCCGGGCCGACACCAGGCAGCCGCCGGTGAGCGAGTACACGATGCAGCTGGTCGAGGGCTACGCGCAGCACGCGCGGCGCATCGACGAGCTGATCTCCCAGTACTCGGTCGGCTGGACGCTGGACCGGATGCCGGTCGTCGACCGAAACATCCTTCGTCTCGGCGCCTACGAGCTGATCTGGGCCGACGAGACCCCGGACGCGGTGGTCCTCGACGAGATGGTGCAGCTGGCGAAGGAGTTCTCCACGGACGAGTCGCCCTCGTTCGTGAACGGCCTGCTCGGCCGCCTCAAGGAGCTCAAGCCGTCCCTGCGGCGCGATTAG
- the efp gene encoding elongation factor P, with protein sequence MASTNDLKNGLVLKLEGGQLWSVVEFQHVKPGKGPAFVRTKLKNVLSGKVVDKTFNAGVKVETATVDKRDMQFSYMDGEYFVFMDMETYDQLMVDRKAVGDAANFLIEGFTATVAQHEGEVLFVELPAAVELVVQETEPGLQGDRSTGGTKPATLETGHQIQVPLFITTGEKIKVDTRTSDYLGRVNS encoded by the coding sequence GTGGCTTCCACGAACGACCTCAAGAACGGCCTGGTGCTCAAGCTCGAAGGCGGCCAGCTCTGGTCCGTCGTCGAGTTCCAGCACGTCAAGCCCGGCAAGGGCCCGGCCTTCGTGCGCACCAAGCTCAAGAACGTGCTTTCCGGCAAGGTCGTCGACAAGACGTTCAACGCCGGCGTCAAGGTCGAGACGGCCACTGTCGACAAGCGCGACATGCAGTTCTCCTACATGGACGGCGAGTACTTCGTCTTCATGGACATGGAGACCTACGACCAGCTCATGGTCGACCGCAAGGCCGTCGGCGACGCCGCCAACTTCCTGATCGAGGGCTTCACGGCCACCGTCGCGCAGCACGAGGGCGAGGTGCTCTTCGTCGAGCTGCCGGCCGCCGTCGAGCTCGTCGTCCAGGAGACCGAGCCGGGCCTCCAGGGCGACCGCTCCACCGGTGGCACCAAGCCCGCGACCCTGGAGACCGGTCACCAGATCCAGGTCCCGCTCTTCATCACCACCGGTGAGAAGATCAAGGTCGACACCCGCACCAGCGACTACCTCGGCCGGGTGAACAGCTAA
- a CDS encoding aminopeptidase P family protein: protein MSEVYAARRTRLRERCNASGSATALVSRPANVRYLAGAAPHGAVLLLGRSEDVLVCVGPPDDRPAEGRPDDALRVQSLSRDGGDPAVAAADLLMAQGGDSLAVEEHHLTVARHREIRSVAPRLRLADLGGAVEQLRVVKDEEEISCLRIGAEIADQALGELLESILVGRTERHLALELERRLVDHGADGPAFATSVATGPNSGRRGHRPTDRRVEEGDFLSVCLGAAYRGYRCEIGRTFVIGTSPADWQIELYDLVFAAQRAGREALAPGAACRDVDRAARQVLDCAGHAESFPALTGHGVGLEIDEDPQLTPAAMGKLDACVPVTVEPGVHLPGRGGVRIDDTLVVRPEADGGPELLTITTKELLAL, encoded by the coding sequence ATGTCAGAGGTCTACGCGGCCCGCCGCACACGGCTGAGGGAACGATGCAACGCGAGCGGCAGCGCCACGGCGCTCGTCTCCCGCCCCGCCAACGTGAGATACCTCGCGGGCGCAGCCCCGCACGGCGCCGTCCTGCTGCTCGGCAGGAGCGAGGACGTCCTCGTGTGCGTCGGCCCGCCCGACGACCGCCCGGCCGAGGGACGACCGGACGACGCCCTGCGCGTCCAGTCCCTCTCCCGCGACGGGGGCGATCCGGCGGTCGCCGCCGCCGACCTGCTCATGGCCCAGGGCGGAGACTCCCTCGCGGTCGAGGAACACCACCTCACGGTCGCCCGCCACCGGGAAATCCGCTCGGTCGCCCCGCGCCTGCGCCTGGCCGACCTGGGCGGCGCGGTGGAACAGCTGAGGGTGGTGAAGGACGAGGAGGAGATCTCCTGCCTGCGGATCGGCGCCGAGATCGCCGACCAGGCCCTGGGGGAGCTGCTGGAGTCCATCCTGGTCGGGCGGACGGAACGGCACCTCGCCCTCGAACTGGAGCGGCGCCTCGTCGACCACGGCGCCGACGGTCCCGCCTTCGCCACGTCCGTCGCCACCGGACCGAACTCCGGTCGGCGCGGACACCGGCCCACCGACCGGCGCGTCGAGGAGGGAGACTTCCTCTCCGTCTGTCTGGGGGCGGCCTACCGCGGCTACCGCTGCGAGATCGGCCGCACCTTCGTGATCGGGACGTCCCCGGCGGACTGGCAGATCGAGCTGTACGACCTCGTCTTCGCCGCTCAGCGGGCCGGGCGCGAGGCTCTGGCGCCCGGCGCCGCCTGCCGTGACGTGGACCGTGCGGCACGCCAGGTACTGGACTGCGCGGGGCACGCCGAGAGCTTCCCGGCGCTCACCGGGCACGGTGTCGGACTCGAAATCGACGAGGACCCGCAGTTGACTCCCGCGGCCATGGGTAAACTGGACGCTTGCGTGCCGGTCACCGTCGAACCCGGGGTCCACCTCCCGGGCCGGGGCGGCGTCCGGATCGATGACACGCTCGTCGTGCGCCCAGAGGCGGACGGCGGACCCGAGCTACTCACCATCACGACCAAGGAGCTGCTCGCGCTGTAG
- a CDS encoding Pro-rich N-terminal domain-containing protein, translating to MQHAVGSPLPPPHQPGHGPAAGWSPGAGHPGPHQSGSAPQPQPGYLGAPSGPVPPAPQPPVPPVPHPPAPQHAPVPPGTDTTGHVPLPPGGPVPMPSAPPAPTVPDPSATTLAVLLIGPAGAGKTSVAKYWADHRRVPTAHVSLDDVREWVRSGFADPQSGWNDHSEAQYRLARRTCGFAARNFLANGISCILDDAIFPDRPAVGLGGWKRHVGPGLLPVVLLPGLEVVLERNAERSGNRRLTDEEVARIHGRMAGWYGSGLPIIDNSQLDVPTTARVLDDVLARAIASPPKW from the coding sequence ATGCAGCACGCAGTGGGTTCTCCGCTGCCGCCGCCCCACCAGCCGGGGCACGGTCCGGCCGCCGGCTGGTCGCCGGGAGCGGGGCACCCGGGCCCGCACCAGTCGGGCAGCGCCCCCCAGCCGCAGCCGGGATACCTCGGCGCCCCTTCGGGTCCGGTCCCGCCCGCGCCCCAGCCGCCGGTCCCGCCCGTGCCGCACCCGCCCGCCCCGCAGCACGCCCCCGTCCCGCCGGGCACCGACACCACCGGGCATGTCCCGCTGCCGCCCGGCGGCCCCGTGCCCATGCCCAGCGCACCGCCCGCCCCGACCGTTCCCGACCCGTCGGCCACGACGCTCGCCGTCCTGCTGATCGGCCCCGCGGGCGCCGGCAAGACCAGCGTCGCCAAGTACTGGGCCGACCACCGCCGGGTCCCCACCGCCCACGTCAGCCTCGACGACGTACGCGAATGGGTCCGCTCGGGCTTCGCCGACCCGCAGTCGGGGTGGAACGACCACTCCGAGGCCCAGTACCGCCTCGCCCGCCGCACCTGCGGCTTCGCCGCGCGCAACTTCCTGGCCAACGGCATCTCGTGCATCCTGGACGACGCGATCTTCCCCGACCGCCCGGCCGTGGGTCTGGGTGGCTGGAAACGACACGTCGGCCCGGGCCTCCTGCCCGTCGTCCTCCTCCCCGGCCTGGAAGTCGTCCTGGAGCGCAACGCCGAACGCTCCGGCAACCGCCGCCTCACCGACGAGGAGGTCGCCCGCATCCACGGCCGCATGGCCGGCTGGTACGGCTCCGGCCTCCCCATCATCGACAACTCACAACTGGACGTCCCGACGACGGCAAGGGTCCTGGACGACGTCCTGGCAAGGGCGATCGCGAGTCCGCCCAAGTGGTAG